Proteins co-encoded in one Bremerella sp. TYQ1 genomic window:
- a CDS encoding TrkH family potassium uptake protein, with product MPQLTGSIVKYPARNLVIWYLGLVIAGTLLLTLPFCRGAGAEPISLLDACFTATSASCVTGLAVRSTPNDFSFLGQLGILVLIQIGGIGIMTITTFTMFNLGNKPSLRARAILTETLGASDDSDLKWILRHVLMVTAVSEGIGFAILFARNLFLYEPSKAAWHAMFHSVSAFCNAGFALHDDSLTSFQGDVLVNLTISALIIVGGIGFPVMLDLNKNWRRGPIDGWVNLHIHSKFMLTGTLFFLTFGFLSVLYLEWDGVLDQMPIWKKIVVAGFHSVTCRTAGFNTIDVASLTNATLFISMILMLIGAGPCSTGGGFKVSTIMVMALHAWKTFQGATRVNFARRTIPQEVFQAATATALLFSVLAIGALTMILVVEQSSTPHPKSQGLFLDAAFEVVSALGTVGLSTGFTGSLSSWGKMIIIVLMFLGRIGPISVFVALSLKEHQVPVEYPKEEPLIG from the coding sequence ATGCCACAGCTGACTGGTTCGATTGTCAAATACCCAGCCCGAAACCTGGTGATCTGGTACCTGGGGCTGGTCATCGCCGGCACGTTGCTGTTGACGCTTCCGTTTTGCCGCGGTGCTGGGGCAGAACCAATTTCGCTTCTCGATGCTTGCTTCACTGCGACGAGCGCCAGTTGCGTGACGGGGCTTGCCGTACGCTCGACGCCTAACGACTTCAGCTTTCTCGGGCAGTTGGGCATCTTGGTGCTCATCCAGATCGGTGGCATCGGGATCATGACGATCACCACGTTCACGATGTTCAACCTGGGAAACAAGCCTAGCTTGCGTGCTCGGGCAATTTTGACGGAGACCCTCGGAGCGAGCGACGATTCGGACTTAAAGTGGATCTTGCGGCACGTGCTGATGGTGACCGCGGTAAGCGAAGGGATTGGCTTCGCGATCTTGTTTGCCCGGAACTTGTTTCTTTACGAACCGAGCAAAGCGGCCTGGCATGCGATGTTTCACTCGGTGTCTGCTTTCTGCAATGCTGGCTTCGCCCTGCACGATGACAGTTTGACCAGTTTTCAAGGAGATGTACTGGTCAACCTGACGATATCCGCGCTGATTATCGTCGGCGGGATTGGCTTTCCGGTGATGCTCGACTTGAACAAAAACTGGCGAAGAGGCCCGATCGACGGCTGGGTGAACTTGCATATCCACTCGAAGTTCATGCTGACAGGGACCCTGTTCTTCTTGACGTTCGGTTTCCTTTCGGTGCTGTACCTGGAATGGGACGGCGTGCTCGATCAGATGCCGATTTGGAAGAAGATCGTCGTCGCCGGTTTTCATTCGGTGACTTGTCGCACGGCCGGTTTTAATACGATCGACGTTGCCTCGTTGACCAACGCGACACTGTTTATCTCGATGATCTTGATGCTGATCGGAGCTGGGCCGTGTTCGACAGGAGGTGGCTTCAAAGTTTCAACCATCATGGTGATGGCGCTGCATGCCTGGAAGACGTTTCAAGGGGCGACACGCGTCAACTTTGCCCGGCGAACGATCCCGCAGGAAGTGTTTCAAGCCGCCACAGCAACGGCACTGTTGTTTTCAGTTTTGGCGATCGGTGCCCTGACGATGATCTTGGTGGTCGAACAGTCGAGCACGCCTCATCCGAAGAGCCAAGGGTTGTTTTTGGATGCGGCGTTCGAGGTCGTTTCCGCGCTGGGAACGGTCGGCCTTTCGACCGGCTTTACTGGCAGTCTTTCGTCCTGGGGCAAGATGATTATCATCGTACTGATGTTCCTGGGACGTATCGGACCGATCTCGGTCTTCGTGGCGTTGTCGCTTAAAGAACACCAGGTTCCCGTCGAATATCCCAAAGAAGAACCTCTCATAGGATAA
- a CDS encoding TrkA family potassium uptake protein: protein MPPVKHFYVLGLGSFGGALAKQLNKNGCRVTGVDSHREHVEEIKDELYEAIIADATDFDTLQQLNIKDANAVFISMGEDISPSLLATLHCKELGAKRIIVKGVSNDHGKLLKRLGVDRVIFPEAEIAATLADRVTWPNIIDFLPIDPEYSFMEVAAPDEMVGKSLMQLNLRQQYGVWVVGIKDSMTGKLEMFPDGGYTLGCDQLLLVVGKQSSLEQLRNRL, encoded by the coding sequence ATGCCACCAGTGAAGCATTTCTACGTTCTCGGGCTGGGAAGCTTCGGCGGAGCTTTGGCCAAACAGCTCAACAAGAACGGTTGCCGCGTGACCGGCGTCGATAGCCATCGCGAGCATGTCGAAGAGATCAAAGACGAACTGTACGAAGCGATCATCGCCGACGCGACCGACTTCGACACGCTTCAACAGTTGAACATCAAAGATGCCAACGCGGTGTTCATCAGCATGGGAGAAGACATCAGTCCTTCCCTGTTAGCAACGCTGCACTGCAAAGAACTCGGCGCGAAGCGGATCATCGTCAAAGGGGTCAGCAACGATCACGGAAAGCTGCTCAAGCGGCTCGGCGTCGATCGGGTAATCTTCCCGGAAGCGGAAATCGCGGCGACACTGGCCGACCGCGTGACATGGCCGAACATCATCGATTTCCTGCCGATCGATCCAGAATACAGCTTCATGGAAGTAGCGGCCCCAGACGAGATGGTTGGCAAATCGCTGATGCAGCTGAATCTTCGCCAGCAGTATGGCGTGTGGGTCGTGGGCATTAAGGACTCGATGACCGGCAAGCTCGAGATGTTCCCCGACGGTGGCTACACGCTTGGCTGTGATCAGCTGCTGTTGGTCGTCGGCAAGCAATCTTCGCTCGAGCAACTGCGAAACCGCCTGTAA
- the glgA gene encoding glycogen synthase GlgA — translation MNILFASSEVYPFAKTGGLADVGGALPKALEGLADHVTVILPAFRHIYKSGLPIEELPIYFDVPVGGQIASGQLLKSHLPNSDVPIYFVKNDEYFDRPELYREAGTDYQDNCERFVFYCRSVLEAIRLLDLKIDLIHCNDWQTGLIPAYLNIEYSATRGYENIASVLTIHNMAYQGNFWHWDMLLTGLDWKYFNMHQMEFYGHLNFLKTGIVFADAVSTVSPRYAEEIQSQPMGCGLEGALRERRNVLAGIVNGVDYSRWNPNTDEDIAAKYDLSNWKQNKPLCKAELQKEFNLPTNPKAPVIGMVGRMADQKGFDLVAKVIRDRAKTCDCQWVILGTGEPHHEAMLKELATLYPNKIGVKVEFCEGKARRVEAGADMFLMPSLYEPCGLNQLYSLKYGTVPVVRETGGLADTITNMTPDSLETGTANGFSFREYTSEALQDILEIAISTYHEQPDTWNQIVETGMAQDWSWDRSAQQYIELYRKTLEARRGS, via the coding sequence TTGAATATTCTCTTTGCAAGCAGCGAGGTCTATCCATTCGCCAAGACCGGGGGGCTGGCGGATGTGGGAGGTGCTTTGCCAAAAGCACTCGAAGGCCTGGCGGATCACGTAACGGTGATCCTTCCTGCTTTTCGACATATCTATAAGTCCGGCCTACCGATCGAAGAACTGCCGATTTATTTCGACGTTCCCGTCGGTGGACAAATTGCCTCTGGCCAACTGCTTAAATCGCATTTGCCCAATTCGGATGTTCCGATCTACTTCGTCAAGAATGACGAGTATTTCGATCGGCCTGAGTTGTATCGCGAAGCAGGAACGGACTACCAAGACAACTGCGAACGCTTCGTGTTTTACTGCCGCAGCGTGCTCGAAGCGATTCGCCTGCTCGATCTGAAGATCGACTTGATCCACTGCAACGACTGGCAAACCGGCCTGATTCCGGCGTACCTCAACATTGAGTACAGCGCGACTCGCGGCTACGAAAACATCGCCAGCGTGCTGACCATTCACAACATGGCTTACCAGGGCAACTTCTGGCACTGGGACATGCTGCTGACTGGGCTCGACTGGAAATACTTCAACATGCATCAGATGGAGTTCTACGGCCATCTGAACTTCTTGAAGACCGGGATCGTCTTTGCCGACGCGGTCAGCACCGTCAGTCCACGTTATGCCGAAGAAATCCAGTCGCAGCCGATGGGTTGTGGATTGGAAGGCGCTTTGCGGGAACGCCGCAACGTGCTCGCTGGCATCGTGAACGGGGTCGACTATTCTCGTTGGAACCCGAACACCGACGAAGACATTGCCGCCAAATACGACCTGAGCAATTGGAAGCAAAACAAGCCTCTCTGCAAAGCAGAGCTGCAAAAGGAATTCAATCTGCCAACCAATCCCAAGGCGCCAGTCATTGGCATGGTGGGACGTATGGCAGATCAAAAGGGTTTCGATCTTGTCGCCAAGGTGATTCGCGATCGGGCGAAGACTTGCGACTGCCAATGGGTCATCCTGGGTACCGGCGAGCCGCATCACGAAGCGATGCTGAAGGAGCTCGCGACCCTTTACCCCAATAAAATCGGCGTGAAAGTCGAATTCTGCGAAGGCAAGGCGCGACGCGTCGAAGCTGGGGCAGATATGTTCCTGATGCCTAGCCTTTATGAACCGTGCGGCCTTAACCAACTGTACAGCTTGAAGTACGGAACGGTTCCTGTGGTTCGCGAAACCGGCGGCTTGGCCGATACCATCACGAACATGACGCCAGATTCGCTGGAAACCGGAACAGCCAATGGCTTCAGCTTCCGGGAGTACACTTCCGAGGCACTGCAAGATATCCTGGAAATCGCCATCAGCACCTATCACGAGCAGCCTGATACGTGGAATCAGATTGTCGAGACAGGGATGGCCCAAGACTGGTCCTGGGATCGCAGTGCTCAACAGTACATTGAACTCTATCGGAAAACCCTCGAAGCTCGTCGCGGCTCGTAA
- a CDS encoding DUF4921 family protein, giving the protein MSRSSGNELRRDPLLGFQVVIAEGRESRPQQWKSTIPAPSELRCPFCGGHEDATPHEQLVLPDHLERTSDQQPWEVRVLPNIFPSLSPVFPTESSASESSFYASETASGVQEVIVESPQHVTSFTGLPERNAILTFEAYQRRLNTIREKGNCRYVQLFKNNGPAAGASLEHSHSQVMGTRIVPPVIQQELAASEAYFQQTGRTYWNDLIEEELNAESRIVHADENLVAFCPFASRMPFEVTILPRQRQADFGHAKSTLLEQLALLLRSILARMEKALNFPAYNYLIHTLPFDTFSTDHYHWHVEVLPRVTVRAGFEWGTGLYVNPLSPERAAQILRESL; this is encoded by the coding sequence GTGAGTCGTAGTTCCGGAAACGAGCTTCGCCGAGACCCTTTACTCGGATTCCAAGTCGTGATTGCTGAAGGGCGCGAGAGTCGTCCTCAGCAGTGGAAGTCGACCATTCCGGCCCCTTCTGAGTTACGCTGCCCCTTCTGCGGCGGCCATGAAGATGCTACGCCGCACGAACAACTGGTTTTGCCAGATCATCTCGAGCGGACGAGCGATCAACAACCGTGGGAAGTTCGTGTTCTGCCGAATATCTTCCCCTCGCTCTCTCCCGTTTTTCCGACGGAAAGCAGTGCGTCTGAGTCTTCGTTCTATGCCTCGGAAACGGCCAGCGGCGTTCAGGAAGTGATCGTCGAATCGCCGCAGCATGTGACCTCGTTTACGGGTCTGCCCGAGCGAAACGCGATTCTTACCTTTGAGGCATATCAACGTAGGCTCAATACCATTCGCGAGAAAGGAAACTGCCGCTACGTTCAACTGTTTAAGAATAACGGCCCTGCGGCGGGGGCCTCGCTCGAGCACTCGCATAGCCAGGTGATGGGGACTCGAATCGTTCCGCCGGTCATTCAGCAGGAATTGGCCGCCAGCGAAGCCTATTTCCAGCAAACTGGCCGCACCTACTGGAACGACTTGATCGAAGAGGAACTGAACGCTGAGTCGCGAATTGTCCATGCCGACGAGAACTTAGTCGCGTTCTGTCCTTTTGCATCGCGAATGCCGTTTGAAGTCACCATTCTTCCGCGTCAACGGCAAGCCGATTTCGGGCACGCAAAGTCAACGCTGTTAGAGCAGCTTGCCTTGTTGCTACGCTCGATCCTCGCACGAATGGAAAAGGCATTAAATTTCCCGGCATATAACTACTTGATTCACACGTTGCCGTTTGACACATTCTCGACAGATCACTATCACTGGCATGTAGAGGTTTTGCCGCGCGTGACGGTGAGGGCCGGATTCGAGTGGGGGACGGGTCTCTATGTGAACCCCCTCTCTCCCGAGCGAGCTGCTCAGATCCTCCGCGAGTCGCTGTGA
- a CDS encoding alpha-amylase/4-alpha-glucanotransferase domain-containing protein: MSNTIRLCLVLHNHQPIGNFDGVFEQAFQDSYLPFLDVFDCYPDIKIGLHTSGPLMEWLDEHHPEYLDRLAAHVKNGRIEIIGGVFYEAILPMIPPRDRVGQIETYSKWLTDRLGADIRGMWMPERVWEQPLTADISEAGIQYTILDDFHFKNAGIAQEDLYGYYVTEECGKLLNVFPGSERLRYLLPFAPPQDTIDYMRSVADQHPNSVLVFGDDGEKFGTWPDTKAHVYDRGWLAQFFELLTANKDWLLTTTLAEATDALAPVGKTYIPEGSYREMTEWAMPAQQQMEFEDLVHNLEHDQQWPQIKKYIRGGFWRNFKVRYPETDEMYCRALGISNRLHAAEQNDGDSKLLAQAKKELYRGQCNCSYWHGAFGGTYLPHLRNAVFKHLIAAENLLDQAEHKGSNFIEAEVADFNLDARKEVRLEDDKLVAYMAPANGGTIYELDVRSICHNLLATLSRRPEAYHRKVLAGPSANNGDVASIHDRVVFKQEGLDKMLQYDTYQRKALVDHFFDNNASLEQVALNNAMERGDFVGSPFEAKVRRNPDRIQVQMTRMGNAWGIPLKITKGVTMNAGSGSLEIAYLLEGLPQDEVLHFAVEMNLAGLPSGADDRYFHQANGNKLGHLGTNLDLHEVQDLGVKDEWLGIDCRWSADRPTSVWTFPISTVSQSEGGFEMVHQSVCMMPHWWVQGDAEGRWSVVMQLDMDTSLAESRMPQETRESVNAS; encoded by the coding sequence ATGAGCAACACGATCCGTCTTTGCTTGGTGCTGCATAACCATCAACCCATCGGTAACTTCGATGGTGTCTTCGAGCAGGCCTTTCAGGACAGCTACCTCCCCTTCCTGGACGTTTTCGATTGCTACCCCGATATCAAGATTGGCCTGCACACCAGCGGTCCGCTGATGGAATGGCTGGACGAGCATCACCCTGAATACCTCGATCGCCTGGCTGCCCATGTGAAGAATGGCCGCATCGAAATCATCGGTGGTGTCTTCTACGAAGCAATCCTGCCGATGATTCCCCCACGCGACCGCGTCGGCCAGATTGAAACGTACAGCAAATGGCTGACCGATCGTCTGGGCGCTGATATCCGCGGCATGTGGATGCCGGAACGCGTTTGGGAACAACCGCTGACCGCCGACATTTCCGAAGCCGGAATCCAATACACGATCCTGGACGACTTCCACTTCAAGAACGCCGGTATCGCTCAGGAAGACTTGTACGGTTACTACGTGACCGAAGAATGTGGCAAGCTGCTCAACGTCTTCCCTGGCAGCGAACGCTTGCGATACCTGCTGCCGTTTGCTCCGCCGCAAGACACGATCGATTACATGCGTAGCGTTGCCGATCAGCACCCTAACTCGGTGCTGGTCTTCGGCGACGACGGCGAAAAGTTCGGTACCTGGCCCGACACCAAAGCCCACGTTTACGATCGCGGATGGCTGGCACAGTTCTTTGAACTGCTCACCGCCAACAAGGATTGGCTGCTGACGACCACGTTGGCTGAAGCTACCGACGCGTTGGCTCCTGTTGGAAAGACCTACATTCCCGAAGGCAGCTACCGTGAAATGACTGAGTGGGCGATGCCAGCTCAACAGCAGATGGAATTCGAAGACCTCGTCCACAACTTGGAACATGACCAACAGTGGCCGCAGATCAAGAAGTACATCCGCGGGGGCTTCTGGCGAAACTTCAAAGTTCGCTATCCCGAAACGGACGAAATGTACTGCCGAGCGTTGGGGATTAGCAATCGCCTGCATGCCGCTGAACAAAACGACGGCGACTCGAAGTTGCTTGCCCAAGCCAAGAAGGAACTTTATCGCGGCCAGTGCAATTGCAGCTACTGGCACGGAGCATTCGGTGGAACTTATCTGCCCCACTTGCGGAACGCGGTCTTCAAGCATTTGATTGCGGCGGAAAACCTGCTGGATCAAGCGGAACACAAAGGATCGAACTTCATCGAAGCCGAAGTCGCCGACTTTAACTTAGATGCCCGCAAAGAAGTTCGCCTGGAAGATGACAAGCTGGTAGCCTACATGGCTCCGGCCAACGGCGGAACCATTTACGAGTTGGACGTCCGTTCGATCTGCCATAACTTGTTGGCTACCCTGTCGCGTCGCCCGGAAGCTTACCATCGCAAAGTGCTCGCTGGTCCTTCGGCGAACAACGGCGATGTCGCTTCGATCCACGATCGAGTTGTCTTCAAGCAAGAAGGCCTCGACAAGATGCTGCAGTACGATACGTACCAACGCAAAGCACTTGTCGATCACTTCTTCGACAACAACGCCTCGCTGGAACAAGTTGCTTTGAACAATGCCATGGAACGAGGTGACTTCGTCGGCTCGCCATTTGAAGCCAAAGTTCGCCGCAACCCTGACCGCATTCAAGTTCAGATGACCCGCATGGGCAACGCCTGGGGTATTCCGCTAAAGATCACCAAAGGCGTGACAATGAACGCTGGCAGCGGATCGCTGGAAATCGCTTACCTGCTGGAAGGCCTGCCGCAAGACGAAGTGCTGCACTTCGCCGTCGAAATGAACCTGGCCGGCTTGCCGTCCGGTGCGGACGATCGTTACTTCCATCAAGCCAACGGCAACAAGCTGGGGCATCTTGGAACCAACCTCGACTTGCACGAAGTTCAGGACCTCGGCGTGAAAGACGAATGGCTCGGCATCGATTGCCGCTGGAGTGCCGATCGCCCGACAAGCGTCTGGACGTTCCCGATCTCGACGGTCAGCCAGTCCGAAGGTGGCTTTGAAATGGTCCACCAGAGTGTCTGCATGATGCCGCACTGGTGGGTGCAAGGCGACGCCGAAGGCCGCTGGAGCGTGGTCATGCAGCTCGACATGGATACGTCGCTGGCCGAAAGCCGAATGCCACAAGAGACTCGCGAAAGCGTCAACGCCAGCTAA